In Colletotrichum higginsianum IMI 349063 chromosome 1, whole genome shotgun sequence, one genomic interval encodes:
- a CDS encoding OPA3 family protein gives MVPLPLFKLAALFVRHVSKYGANQIKAQAHEHPKFRAFAARYGQSIHQLNMRLNVALLRNPNAEQRAKEKAEAPTVKTKEQVEKEEVAKARQAKLEAENPDAAKRKPLAPPTSSSGTSASSSSSSTSISDSSSTGSSAKEKPRSVWRRKFRPLPENKAVDLFADVIGDAFILGVASAIIVYEYWKASQKPDQNAERIRILDEKLEELTRRERELAQREEERSERYLAMEAALRELRDPKTKKPLLPSLQLPTQTQTQTPTPTAA, from the exons ATGGTACCGCTACCTCTCTTCAAGCTCGCCGCGCTCTTTGTGCGTCACGTATCAAAGTATGGCGCC AACCAAATAAAAGCGCAAGCCCACGAGCACCCCAAGTTCCGTGCCTTTGCCGCCCGCTACGGCCAGTCAATCCACCAGCTCAATATGCGCCTCAACGTCGCCCTGCTCCGCAACCCGAACGCCGAGCAGCGCGCAAAGGAGAAAGCGGAGGCTCCGACGGTCAAGACGAAAGAGCAGGTCGAGAAAGAAGAGGTGGCCAAAGCCCGTCAGGCCAAGCTCGAAGCCGAGAACCCCGATGCTGCAAAACGTAAACCCCTCGCCCCCCCGACATCGTCATCAGGAAcctccgcgtcctcgtcctcctcttcaacTTCGATAAGCGATAGCAGCAGCACTGGTAGCTCGGCGAAAGAAAAGCCCAGGAGCGTCTGGCGCCGCAAGTtccgccccctccccgagaataaggccgtcgacctcttcgccgacgtcatcggcgacgccttcatcctcggcgtcgcgagcgccatcatcgtctACGAGTACTGGAAGGCCTCGCAGAAGCCCGACCAGAACGCCGAGCGTATCCGTATactcgacgagaagctcgaggagctgacGCGCCGCGAGCGCGAGCTGGCCCAGCGTGAGGAGGAGCGCTCCGAGCGGTACCTCGCCATGGAGGCTGCGCTACGCGAGTTGAGAGACCCTAAGACGAAAAAACCGTTACTGCCAAGCCTGCAGCTGCCGACtcagacgcagacgcagaccCCTAcaccgacggcggcatga
- a CDS encoding Plk plk-unclassified protein kinase — MAHRLLAKGGVDLEALSPRDANAQRVPKAIEMKTSKPVVQLKAAKDKEPPPQPPANVEEPPANDRPDGAVYQIGKMLGKGGFAVCYTGYHLPERKKYALKIVRSQMPSKMQQKFQTELQIHSKMNQKNIVQFFRAFSFKDCMYLALELCTNGSLMDMVKKRKGLTEPEVRFYSVQVAGAIKYMHGKGIIHRDLKMGNIFLDHRMNAKVGDFGLAALLVTGRDMQTIRRTTLCGTPNYIAPEILQKGKKGHDHMVDIWSLGIIMFAMLTSKPPFQSTSTEEIYRRARERDYEWPNPETSQKYISEEAKDCVATMLEDADMRPDPDVIVQHPFFTCGYMPVESDMTTRLLTLPPDGSEFYANRMSSQLQAVSKKNMENMCRECGVGPWAPVQVVHTQTWKEMAAEEKSGLTPLIPLGEDVVYRPFDDWLREKRHARALAASSATRPDLTSESHLSGSQTAPTGLLRQPPQSFAAQQRAQNRPPAMANTTKPRPQPEASSQPAETARPSSVRQHSAPETRKNPFTEPPLRKSTTVRRTPLPTTQSAGSLPSQAMASESSNQATVTMTGLMDNLRISSDQTEKASLFSPNECAEPMAGSKPDVVLERLRRLQTELERALNARTMAIISSKDTTPPHPNVVVKWVDYTNKFGLGYILNDGGVGCILRDIPTTEGSKTLTLPSACMLVRDAERHIERRHDESYPERHQPLPPRQDIHFYENNGESGLARVSVSSKQFRVPVYEDGTPGKLNPGRDVYEHRKRERVILWKKFANYMIAYGRDEPVPAEETVPRPMEFSVNNSQPPDLVTFYQRFGDVGCWVFGDGHLQFNFPDHTKIVLNAAGTWCHFWHLPIDAAQNLATTGSLGAAALDERAMLSYPLQTLLNFQAKPAASRSTRTTTTSRRRPEIPAELQGIPVANDFRRKIEFIKNAVKEWVTNGGLGNSAMDRDHRLRWGGYRETVMGNSFIKGVWVTVGARWGDSRLSAYVDPANPMEMGEEIDESKRRRH; from the exons ATGGCCCATAGGTTACTGGCTAAAGGGGGTGTCGATTTGGAGGCCCTGTCGCCCCGGGACGCTAACGCCCAGCGCGTACCCAAGGCGATCGAAATGAAGACGTCTAAGCCCGTCGTCCAGCTCAAGGCTGCGAAGGACAAGgaaccaccaccacaaccacccgCGAACGTCGAGGAGCCTCCGGCAAACGACCGTCCCGATGGAGCCGTGTACCAGATTGGCAAGATGCTCGGCAAAGGTGGCTTCGCCGTGTGCTACACAGGGTACCATCTGCCGGAGCGCAAGAAGTACGCTCTGAAGATTGTGCGGAGTCAGATGCCGTCCAAGATGCAGCAGAAG TTCCAAACCGAACTCCAGATCCACTCGAAGATGAACCAGAAGAACATTGTGCAATTCTTCAGGGCTTTCTCGTTTAAAGACTGCATGTACTTGGCTCTCGAGCTCTGCACCAACGGCTCTCTCATGGACATGGtcaagaagcgcaagggtTTGACCGAGCCCGAGGTTCGTTTCTACTCCGTGCAGGTGGCTGGAGCCATCAAGTACATGCACGGAAAGGGCATCATCCACCGAGATCTGAAGATGGGCAACATCTTCCTCGACCATCGCATGAACGCCAAGGTCGGCGATTTCGGACTGGCTGCTCTGTTGGTTACCGGCCGGGATATGCAGACCATAAGAAGGACCACTCTGTGCGGTACGCCCAACTACATCGCGCCCGAGATTCTCcaaaaggggaagaaggggcaCGACCACATGGTTGACATTTGGAGTCTGGGTATCATCAT GTTCGCCATGTTAACATCAAAGCCACCGTTCCAATCGACGAGCACCGAGGAGATTTACCGCCGAGCGAGAGAACGAGACTACGAATGGCCGAACCCAGAGACTTCGCAAAAGTACATCAGCGAGGAAGCTAAGGACTGCGTTGCCACGATGCTCGAGGACGCAGATATGAGACCCGACCCAGACGTCATTGTTCAGCACCCCTTCTTCACCTGCGGCTACATGCCGGTGGAGTCCGACATGACGACCAGGCTTCTTACCCTACCGCCTGACGGCTCCGAGTTCTACGCCAACCGTATGAGCTCTCAGCTGCAAGCGGTCAGCAAGAAGAACATGGAGAACATGTGCAGGGAATGCGGAGTCGGCCCCTGGGCCCCAGTCCAGGTGGTTCACACGCAAACCTGGAAAGAGATGGCTGCGGAGGAGAAGTCCGGCTTGACGCCCCTGATTCCTTTAGGAGAAGATGTTGTTTACAGACCATTCGACGACTGGCTCCGCGAGAAGCGCCACGCCCGCGCCCTTGCTGCTTCGTCAGCTACACGCCCCGACCTCACATCAGAATCCCACCTGAGCGGTTCGCAAACTGCGCCGACAGGCCTCTTGCGCCAGCCGCCTCAGAGCTTCGCCGCGCAACAGAGGGCCCAGAACCGTCCCCCTGCGATGGCGAACACCACGAAGCCACGACCTCAGCCGGAGGCGTCCTCTCAGCCGGCGGAAACGGCACGCCCGTCATCGGTCAGACAGCATAGTGCGCCGGAGACCCGAAAGAACCCTTTTACCGAGCCTCCCCTGAGGAAGTCTACCACGGTGCGGAGAACGCCGCTTCCGACAACGCAGTCGGCAGGGTCTCTTCCCAGCCAGGCGATGGCGTCTGAGAGCTCTAACCAAGCCACAGTCACCATGACTGGTCTTATGGATAACCTTAGGATCTCGTCGGATCAAACCGAAAAGGCATCTCTTTTTAGTCCGAACGAATGCGCGGAACCCATGGCAGGCTCCAAGCCGGATGTTGTCCTCGAGCGACTCCGCCGGCTCCAGACCGAACTGGAGCGTGCTCTCAACGCTCGTACTATGGCCATTATCTCGTCAAAAGATACCACCCCGCCCCATCCCAACGTGGTTGTCAAATGGGTGGACTACACGAACAAGTTTGGGCTTGGTTATATCCTgaacgacggcggcgtcggctgcATCTTACGGGATATTCCTACCACGGAAGGCAGCAAGACCCTCACCCTGCCGTCGGCGTGCATGCTCGTCCGTGATGCCGAGCGTCATATAGAGCGACGACACGACGAATCGTACCCCGAGAGACACCAACCACTGCCGCCCAGACAAGACATTCACTTCTATGAGAACAACGGCGAGTCAGGCCTCGCCCGAGTCTCTGTTTCCTCGAAGCAGTTCCGCGTGCCGGTCTATGAGGACGGCACGCCCGGGAAGCTGaaccctggaagggacgtGTACGAGCACAGAAAGCGGGAGCGCGTCATCCTCTGGAAGAAGTTTGCCAACTACATGATTGCCTATGGCAGAGACGAGCCGGTACCAGCCGAGGAGACCGTTCCTCGCCCAATGGAGTTCTCTGTCAACAACTCTCAGCCCCCAGACCTGGTCACTTTCTACCAACGTTTCGGTGATGTTGGCTGCTGGGTCTTTGGAGACGGACATCTCCAG TTCAACTTTCCTGACCACACCAAGATTGTTCTGAACGCTGCAGGAACTTGGTGTCACTTCTGGCATCTCCCCATTGACGCGGCTCAGAACCTTGCCACCACCGGCAGTCTCGGAGCTGCTGCTCTTGATGAGAGAGCTATGCTGTCCTACCCGCTGCAGACGCTGTTAAATTTCCAGGCGAAGCCCGCGGCATCCCGCTCTACTCGCACAACCACCACAtcacgtcgacgccctgaGATCCCTGCAGAGCTCCAAGGCATCCCAGTCGCGAACGATTTCCGTCGCAAGATCGAGTTCATCAAGAACGCGGTCAAGGAATGGGTGACCAACGGCGGTCTGGGTAATAGCGCTATGGACCGTGACCACAGACTGCGCTGGGGCGGTTACCGCGAGACTGTCATGGGCAACAGCTTCATCAAGGGTGTCTGGGTGACTGTCGGTGCCCGATGGGGTGACAGCAGACTGTCGGCCTACGTCGACCCCGCCAACCCCATGGAGATGGGAGAGGAGATTGACGAATCCAAGAGACGGCGCCactga